Below is a genomic region from Candidatus Hydrogenedentota bacterium.
GGCCGGGTATCCGATTGCCGCACACTTCGAGCACTCTGAGCGGCTCGAAATCAAATAGAAAGGATCACATGAAACTGATCGGAATTGCCCGCCTCGGCCGAGACGCAGAAATCCGCCACACGGCTAGCGGCAAGCAGGTCGCGTCACTGGCGTTGGCATACGACTACGGAATGAAGGATGACGGAACCGGAAAGAAGCCGACGCAATGGGTATCCGCCTCTCTATGGGGCGACCAAGCCGGACGCCTGCAATCGTACTTGACCAAGGGAACCGCGCTTCTTGTCACCCTGCGCGATGTGCATATCGAGCCGGGCAACGGCGACTACGGGCCGAAGCTCGTCGGCACCGTCGCGGATGTCGAGTTCGTGCCGAAGCAGCGCGACAGTAACACGGCACCGGCAAATCCTGCGCCACGGAAGCCGACGCCGGCACCGAAATCCGCCAGTTTTGACGACGACGACATACCGTTTTGATCGCCACCATG
It encodes:
- a CDS encoding single-stranded DNA-binding protein codes for the protein MKLIGIARLGRDAEIRHTASGKQVASLALAYDYGMKDDGTGKKPTQWVSASLWGDQAGRLQSYLTKGTALLVTLRDVHIEPGNGDYGPKLVGTVADVEFVPKQRDSNTAPANPAPRKPTPAPKSASFDDDDIPF